A genome region from Chthoniobacterales bacterium includes the following:
- a CDS encoding DUF6268 family outer membrane beta-barrel protein, whose product MKLASLFTLLLSTAAFAGPAPLNDGKSIEVSTVTPDRTQINFRFGTDYVGSGDFRYRPAGDQDAYHANAQVGVSVPFRPATYFTVNAFYDRYDFGTSLAPVPTTLHKVGADIGVEYHAEGEVALTLYASPGIYGSEINSDDFNVPITGYVSYRLTPSLVAVVGARYNEWSMYQILPSGGLIWTINDQWKVRAIATAPKVEYTPNSDLTISFGGELTGGTYTTAKNEQNYPDKHLDYYDIRAGVGATYRGWKPLDLSLTAGWSFERNFRYDDIDTEYRVKGAPYVAFGARASF is encoded by the coding sequence ATGAAACTCGCCTCACTTTTCACCCTGCTCCTTTCGACCGCCGCTTTCGCCGGTCCCGCTCCGCTGAATGATGGGAAATCCATCGAAGTTTCTACCGTGACTCCAGATCGCACCCAGATCAATTTCCGTTTCGGGACTGATTACGTCGGCTCTGGCGATTTCCGTTACCGGCCCGCGGGCGACCAGGATGCCTACCACGCCAATGCTCAGGTTGGCGTCAGTGTTCCTTTTCGCCCAGCGACGTATTTTACGGTGAATGCATTCTACGATCGCTACGATTTCGGCACTTCTCTCGCGCCTGTGCCCACGACGCTGCACAAAGTCGGTGCCGACATCGGCGTCGAATACCACGCCGAGGGCGAAGTGGCCCTCACGCTCTACGCCAGCCCGGGAATTTATGGCAGCGAGATCAATAGCGACGACTTTAATGTTCCCATCACCGGCTACGTCAGTTATCGGCTGACACCGAGCCTCGTGGCAGTCGTCGGCGCGCGCTACAACGAGTGGAGCATGTATCAAATTCTGCCCTCCGGCGGCCTCATCTGGACTATCAACGACCAATGGAAAGTCCGCGCCATCGCCACCGCACCCAAAGTTGAATACACGCCCAATTCCGATCTCACGATCAGCTTTGGCGGTGAACTGACCGGCGGCACCTACACGACTGCGAAAAACGAGCAGAATTACCCCGATAAACACCTCGATTACTACGACATCCGCGCGGGAGTTGGCGCGACGTATCGCGGCTGGAAACCACTCGACTTGAGCCTCACCGCCGGTTGGTCCTTCGAGCGTAACTTCCGCTACGACGACATCGACACCGAGTATCGCGTCAAAGGCGCCCCCTACGTCGCCTTCGGAGCACGGGCTTCGTTCTAA
- a CDS encoding L,D-transpeptidase family protein, translated as MSTPAADLPKADHILVEKAKRTLSLMRGGKVLKTYQVALGPNPVGPKEKEGDGKTPEGVYRIDWRNPQSQYHLSLHISYPDEKDVTRAKKQGVSPGGDIMIHGLPNGMGALGAAHRLTNWTVGCIAVTNEEIQEIWNAVPDGTSIEIRP; from the coding sequence ATGAGCACGCCCGCAGCCGATTTGCCAAAGGCCGACCACATTCTCGTGGAAAAGGCGAAGCGGACTTTGAGTCTAATGCGCGGTGGAAAAGTGCTGAAGACGTATCAGGTCGCGCTCGGGCCGAACCCGGTTGGTCCCAAGGAAAAAGAAGGCGACGGCAAGACGCCGGAGGGCGTTTACCGGATCGACTGGCGCAATCCGCAGAGTCAATACCATCTCTCGCTGCACATTTCCTACCCGGATGAAAAAGATGTCACTCGCGCCAAAAAGCAGGGCGTCTCACCCGGCGGCGACATCATGATCCACGGTCTGCCCAACGGCATGGGAGCGCTCGGTGCGGCCCATCGGTTGACGAATTGGACCGTCGGCTGCATCGCCGTGACCAATGAGGAAATTCAGGAAATCTGGAACGCCGTCCCCGATGGGACTTCCATCGAAATCAGGCCGTAG
- the tsf gene encoding translation elongation factor Ts has protein sequence MSAVEINSQLVKQLRDKTNAGMMDCKRALTEANGDLEQAEVVLRKKGLSQAGKKTGRAAKEGIVASYIHMQGKVGVLVEINCETDFVAKNDTFRDFVKDITLHIAAASPSYVTREQVPADLIAKERDIAASQVKGKPENIIEKIVDGKIEKFYSTICLVDQAFIKNPDQTIGDYVKTKIVELGENIVLRRFTRYTVGEDLGETPVEAAE, from the coding sequence ATGTCAGCCGTCGAAATCAATTCCCAACTCGTCAAACAACTCCGCGACAAAACCAACGCGGGCATGATGGATTGCAAGCGCGCCCTCACCGAGGCGAATGGCGATCTGGAGCAGGCCGAGGTCGTTCTCCGCAAGAAAGGTCTCTCACAGGCCGGCAAAAAAACCGGTCGCGCCGCCAAGGAAGGCATCGTCGCCTCTTACATTCACATGCAGGGCAAAGTCGGCGTGCTCGTTGAGATCAACTGCGAGACCGATTTCGTCGCCAAGAACGACACTTTCCGCGATTTCGTGAAGGACATTACGTTGCACATCGCCGCCGCCAGCCCGAGCTATGTCACTCGCGAGCAAGTGCCTGCCGACTTGATCGCCAAGGAGCGCGACATCGCCGCCAGCCAGGTGAAAGGCAAGCCCGAGAACATCATCGAGAAGATCGTTGATGGTAAAATCGAGAAATTCTACAGCACGATTTGCCTGGTCGATCAGGCATTCATCAAGAACCCCGACCAGACGATTGGCGATTACGTGAAAACGAAGATCGTCGAGCTGGGCGAAAACATCGTTCTTCGTCGATTCACCCGCTACACCGTGGGTGAAGATTTGGGTGAAACTCCCGTGGAAGCGGCCGAATAA
- the rpsB gene encoding 30S ribosomal protein S2 has product MSSIELMTELLEAGVHFGHQTKRWNPKMKPFIYEKRNAIYVIDLGQTVRQLDAATQFLSDVAARGGKILFIGCKKQAQEAIKEAAVACGQYYVNQRWLGGTLTNLQTIRKSIGRLKYIETIEKAPEYNMMGKQELAALNREGVKLARNLDGIRDMDKLPDAIVIIDTTREGIAVAEARRLKIPTVAVVDTNADPELINYPIAGNDDAIRAIRIVLQKLVDAIVSGSGASAKKEQAALSGVAE; this is encoded by the coding sequence ATGTCTTCTATCGAACTAATGACCGAGCTGCTCGAAGCCGGAGTCCACTTTGGCCATCAAACCAAGCGTTGGAATCCCAAGATGAAGCCATTCATTTACGAAAAACGTAATGCCATTTACGTCATCGACCTCGGCCAGACGGTTCGCCAGCTCGATGCAGCGACTCAATTTCTCTCGGACGTGGCCGCTCGTGGCGGCAAAATCCTTTTCATCGGCTGCAAAAAGCAGGCTCAGGAAGCGATCAAGGAAGCGGCTGTTGCCTGCGGCCAATATTATGTGAATCAGCGCTGGCTCGGCGGCACGCTGACCAATTTGCAGACCATTCGCAAAAGCATTGGCCGTTTGAAATACATCGAGACCATCGAAAAGGCTCCCGAATACAACATGATGGGCAAGCAGGAACTCGCCGCCCTCAACCGCGAAGGCGTGAAGCTCGCCCGCAATCTCGACGGCATCCGCGACATGGACAAACTTCCTGACGCGATTGTTATTATCGACACCACCCGCGAAGGCATTGCCGTCGCCGAGGCTCGCCGCTTGAAGATTCCAACCGTGGCCGTGGTCGATACCAACGCCGATCCCGAGTTAATCAATTACCCGATTGCCGGCAACGACGACGCCATTCGTGCGATTCGCATCGTTCTCCAGAAATTGGTCGATGCCATCGTCTCCGGCAGCGGCGCTTCCGCGAAGAAGGAGCAGGCTGCTCTTTCCGGCGTCGCCGAATAA
- a CDS encoding KpsF/GutQ family sugar-phosphate isomerase — MSHPANAPQTFLSQARRVLQIEIAELQRLEARLDESFVAALGLFQKATAAGKKIVVIGVGKSGHIAEKISATLTSTGSLSVVLHSVNAIHGDLGVVSDGDVILILSASGETEEIVGLLPALRRFSVEIVSITGNAQSLLAKNSAVHLDASVEQEACPLQLAPTSSTTVMLVLGDALAMVLLEARGFTPADFAKFHPGGNLGRRLLLKVTDIMRGRERLALVERTTTIRQVLHEMRARRSGAAVVTEPDGTLAGIFTHGDFARHFETDPTLGAHPVERYMTASPITISSEKLAVAVLEILETHNIDDLVVLDPAGQPIGIVDSQDLAKFKLL; from the coding sequence ATGAGTCACCCAGCCAACGCCCCCCAGACCTTCCTCAGTCAGGCGCGGCGCGTGTTGCAGATCGAGATCGCCGAATTGCAACGCCTCGAGGCGCGGCTCGACGAGTCGTTTGTCGCTGCGCTCGGGCTTTTTCAAAAAGCCACCGCCGCCGGCAAAAAAATCGTTGTCATCGGCGTCGGCAAATCCGGCCACATCGCCGAAAAAATCTCCGCCACCCTCACCAGCACCGGCTCCCTCTCCGTCGTGCTCCATTCCGTCAACGCCATCCACGGGGACCTCGGCGTCGTCTCCGATGGCGACGTCATCCTCATCCTCTCCGCATCCGGCGAGACGGAGGAAATAGTCGGCCTCCTTCCCGCCTTGCGGCGTTTCTCCGTCGAGATCGTCTCCATCACCGGCAACGCCCAATCGCTCCTCGCAAAAAACTCCGCCGTCCACCTCGACGCCTCCGTCGAACAAGAAGCCTGCCCGCTCCAGCTCGCGCCCACCTCCAGCACCACCGTCATGCTCGTCCTCGGCGACGCGCTCGCGATGGTCCTGCTCGAAGCCCGCGGCTTCACTCCGGCTGACTTCGCCAAATTCCACCCCGGCGGCAACCTCGGACGCCGCCTCCTGCTCAAAGTCACCGACATCATGCGCGGCCGCGAACGCCTCGCCCTCGTCGAACGCACCACCACCATTCGCCAGGTCCTCCACGAAATGCGCGCCCGCCGTAGTGGCGCCGCCGTCGTCACCGAACCCGACGGCACCCTCGCTGGCATCTTCACCCACGGCGATTTTGCGCGCCATTTCGAGACCGACCCCACCCTCGGCGCCCACCCCGTCGAGCGTTATATGACTGCCAGTCCCATCACGATTTCCTCCGAAAAACTCGCCGTCGCCGTCCTCGAAATCCTCGAAACCCACAACATCGACGACCTCGTCGTCCTCGACCCCGCCGGCCAGCCGATTGGGATTGTGGATTCGCAAGACCTCGCTAAGTTCAAACTCCTTTAA
- the efp gene encoding elongation factor P codes for MPAANDLRKGQAIRYNGNVAIVLEVMHRTPGNLRAFVQAIIRYIGTGKSADVRFGSTDKIELIDVSRQQLEYSYKDGSDFVFIDPATYDTVTLSGELLADTKDYLIENLQVEVLFVEDKPVQVEMPASVNIRVVESAEGVRGDTASNVQKPATLETGKVVNVPLFIKEGELIKIDTRNGHYMGRA; via the coding sequence ATGCCAGCAGCCAACGACCTCCGCAAAGGACAAGCCATCCGTTACAACGGCAACGTCGCCATCGTCCTCGAAGTCATGCACCGCACCCCGGGCAACCTCCGCGCCTTCGTCCAGGCCATCATCCGCTACATCGGCACCGGCAAAAGCGCTGACGTCCGCTTCGGCTCCACCGACAAGATCGAACTCATCGACGTCAGCCGCCAGCAACTCGAGTATTCCTATAAAGACGGCAGCGACTTCGTCTTCATCGACCCCGCCACCTACGACACCGTCACTCTTTCCGGCGAACTCCTCGCCGACACCAAAGACTACCTCATCGAAAACCTCCAGGTCGAAGTCCTCTTCGTCGAAGACAAACCCGTCCAGGTCGAAATGCCCGCCAGCGTCAACATCCGCGTCGTCGAAAGCGCCGAAGGCGTCCGCGGCGACACCGCGAGCAACGTCCAAAAACCCGCGACATTAGAGACCGGCAAAGTCGTCAACGTCCCCCTCTTCATCAAAGAAGGCGAACTCATCAAAATCGACACCCGCAACGGCCACTACATGGGCCGGGCGTAA
- a CDS encoding DUF4928 family protein gives MVNFGIKNTMQLTRTRFSLSNEEQGSIDALGGIERVVEIADGILKEHGINRSLFSAHERQDLRLRSRVIFEFDSGKSLRANIDDLLQQAQEVQANAGGTNYVGAMLQHLVGAKLDLVMGAGKLKHHGASVADHSTERKGDFQVEEVAIHVTTHPSEALVRKCAANLKAGLKPLIISIGDGVSGAAFLLKNSDLADRVDVLDAGQFLTANVYERSFFKAAECKVTLSKLLARYNEIVASCETDPTLLVRMPGLS, from the coding sequence ATGGTTAACTTCGGTATAAAAAATACGATGCAGTTAACTAGAACGAGATTTTCTTTGTCAAACGAGGAGCAAGGATCGATTGATGCACTAGGCGGCATTGAAAGAGTTGTAGAGATTGCTGACGGCATTCTGAAGGAACATGGAATCAATCGTTCTTTATTCTCGGCTCACGAGAGGCAAGACCTTCGCCTGCGATCACGTGTCATTTTTGAATTCGACAGTGGCAAATCTCTTCGGGCTAACATTGACGACTTATTGCAGCAGGCCCAGGAAGTTCAGGCAAATGCAGGAGGTACAAACTATGTCGGAGCAATGCTGCAGCATCTCGTGGGTGCCAAGTTGGATTTAGTAATGGGAGCAGGGAAACTCAAGCACCACGGCGCTTCTGTGGCGGATCATTCGACTGAGCGCAAAGGTGACTTCCAAGTGGAGGAGGTCGCCATTCATGTCACGACTCACCCAAGTGAAGCTCTTGTTAGGAAATGTGCTGCGAATCTAAAGGCGGGGTTGAAACCCCTAATTATCAGCATCGGAGACGGGGTCAGCGGGGCGGCGTTTCTTTTGAAGAATTCTGATCTAGCTGACAGAGTGGACGTGCTGGACGCAGGGCAATTTCTGACTGCCAATGTCTATGAGCGTAGCTTCTTCAAAGCCGCCGAATGCAAGGTGACTCTATCAAAGCTCCTGGCCCGATATAATGAGATTGTTGCTAGCTGCGAGACCGATCCGACTCTGTTAGTACGGATGCCCGGCTTGTCATAA
- a CDS encoding DUF3883 domain-containing protein produces MLIIPQSIAKREKSILAGLYLAKYDVAGLKSLGFENFTEAFNVIGYGLGGRPASIKNYRDEFDPFFPNPRAGWHKRPIRDYCLKVLRQYENLDYESFTGLVQSFFGYDENVLSNLSYSEEEADGDSQFAKRLITGLAAENYFEAIQPKIPEFNGYRVENTSRLGCGYDFRLRDNSADFLAVEVKGLKERNGSLYMTPKEHDLAAALGPRFFLFVVKNFRETPFHEIYQNPISSSLQFAKKERAIIQVSWLTSV; encoded by the coding sequence ATGCTGATCATTCCACAAAGCATCGCAAAGAGAGAGAAATCGATTCTCGCTGGTCTCTATCTGGCAAAATACGACGTTGCCGGTCTGAAATCTCTCGGCTTCGAGAACTTCACAGAGGCATTTAATGTGATTGGGTATGGACTTGGCGGCAGGCCGGCATCCATCAAAAATTATCGCGATGAATTCGATCCTTTTTTTCCGAACCCCCGTGCAGGATGGCACAAAAGACCTATACGTGACTATTGCCTCAAAGTGCTCAGGCAATATGAAAATCTCGATTACGAATCCTTCACTGGCTTAGTCCAGTCGTTCTTCGGATACGACGAAAATGTTCTTAGCAACTTGTCGTATAGTGAGGAAGAAGCCGATGGTGATTCTCAATTTGCGAAACGACTTATCACAGGTTTAGCGGCAGAGAATTATTTCGAAGCGATTCAACCAAAGATCCCAGAATTCAATGGCTACCGAGTTGAGAACACTTCTCGGCTTGGCTGCGGATATGATTTCCGTTTGCGTGACAATTCGGCAGACTTCTTGGCTGTCGAGGTGAAAGGATTGAAGGAACGAAATGGAAGCTTGTACATGACGCCTAAAGAACACGATCTAGCTGCAGCTCTTGGCCCTCGTTTCTTCTTATTCGTCGTGAAGAATTTTAGGGAAACTCCATTTCACGAGATTTATCAGAATCCCATTTCGTCTAGCCTGCAATTCGCTAAGAAGGAAAGAGCCATCATTCAAGTGTCATGGTTAACTTCGGTATAA
- a CDS encoding DNA cytosine methyltransferase, protein MELLLTKNFAEFFAGIGLVRMGLERCGWQIAFANDMDEDKWQMYRDHFGDAGEFGR, encoded by the coding sequence ATGGAACTGCTTCTGACTAAAAATTTTGCTGAGTTCTTCGCAGGAATCGGTCTTGTGAGAATGGGTCTGGAGAGGTGCGGGTGGCAAATCGCTTTTGCCAATGACATGGATGAGGACAAATGGCAGATGTATCGGGACCATTTCGGCGACGCAGGGGAGTTTGGTCGGTAG
- the plsY gene encoding glycerol-3-phosphate 1-O-acyltransferase PlsY — MLAVPLIVTAVSAFLLGSIPNGFLVAKAKGIDIREHGSKNIGATNVLRVLGKGPGYTVFALDALKGIGAVLLGRWLAPSPDQLGEIIGGISCIFGHSYTPWLGFKGGKGVATTAGILLTLFPPPILLIVLAVWLIFFYSTRYVSVASLAAAVSIPICVWLLVVRGNSHGTPLLVFGLTVCLLVVLRHKTNIARLLNGTETRFAKKVKAEK; from the coding sequence ATGTTAGCCGTCCCACTCATCGTCACCGCTGTTAGCGCGTTTTTGTTAGGATCCATTCCGAACGGATTCCTTGTGGCCAAGGCGAAGGGCATCGACATCCGCGAGCACGGCAGCAAAAACATCGGCGCCACCAACGTCCTGCGCGTGCTGGGAAAAGGGCCGGGTTACACCGTGTTCGCGCTCGATGCGCTGAAGGGAATCGGAGCCGTTTTGTTAGGAAGATGGCTGGCACCTTCACCAGATCAGCTCGGTGAGATTATAGGGGGAATCAGTTGCATCTTTGGTCATAGCTATACGCCGTGGCTCGGCTTCAAGGGCGGCAAGGGCGTGGCGACGACGGCGGGCATTTTGCTAACCTTGTTTCCGCCGCCGATTCTCCTGATCGTGCTCGCGGTCTGGCTGATTTTCTTCTATAGCACGCGCTATGTGTCCGTCGCCTCGCTGGCAGCGGCGGTGTCGATCCCGATCTGCGTCTGGCTCCTCGTGGTGCGCGGCAATAGCCATGGAACTCCCCTGTTAGTATTCGGCCTCACCGTCTGCCTGCTGGTGGTGCTCCGGCACAAAACTAACATCGCCCGTCTGCTCAACGGCACGGAAACCCGCTTCGCCAAGAAAGTGAAAGCCGAGAAATGA
- a CDS encoding NAD(P)H-dependent glycerol-3-phosphate dehydrogenase — protein MKTAVIGAGSWGTALALVLAREGHEVALWARGEEFTAQLRRDRENTTYLPGTPLPDLIRPTHEFADCADAEIVLLVLPSVALRGIVSQMAEVGFARTSILASCTKGIEFDSGKRMTQIVGEYFPSNPIAVLSGPSHAEEVARQRPTCVVLGSENHDVAVELQDALSGCAFRAYTSDDVAGIELGGALKNIFALAAGVSDGLGMGDNTKAALVTRALAEMVRLGISLGGRRETFQGLSGIGDLMVTCFSRLSRNRGFGERIARGETLATISSSTKMIAEGVPTTRSGHQCARAANIETPIVDEIFSILYEDARPAEAMRRLLARDPRPECDGLC, from the coding sequence ATGAAAACCGCCGTCATCGGAGCCGGAAGCTGGGGCACCGCTCTCGCGCTAGTACTAGCACGCGAGGGACACGAAGTCGCGCTCTGGGCGAGGGGCGAGGAATTTACCGCGCAACTCCGCCGCGACCGCGAGAACACGACCTATCTCCCGGGCACGCCGTTGCCCGACTTGATTCGGCCCACCCACGAATTCGCCGATTGCGCGGACGCGGAGATCGTTTTGCTAGTATTGCCGAGCGTCGCGTTGCGCGGCATTGTTAGTCAAATGGCGGAGGTGGGATTTGCCAGGACGAGCATTCTCGCGAGCTGCACGAAGGGAATCGAATTTGACTCCGGAAAACGCATGACGCAGATCGTCGGCGAGTATTTTCCCAGCAACCCCATCGCGGTTCTTTCCGGTCCGTCGCACGCCGAGGAAGTAGCGCGGCAACGTCCGACTTGCGTCGTGCTCGGGTCGGAGAACCATGACGTCGCGGTCGAGTTGCAGGACGCCCTGAGCGGCTGCGCCTTCCGCGCCTACACGAGCGACGACGTGGCCGGAATCGAGTTAGGTGGTGCTCTGAAAAACATTTTCGCCCTCGCCGCCGGCGTCTCCGACGGCCTCGGCATGGGCGACAACACCAAGGCGGCGCTCGTCACCCGCGCGCTCGCCGAGATGGTGCGCCTCGGTATTTCCCTCGGCGGACGCAGGGAAACTTTCCAGGGCTTGAGCGGCATCGGCGATCTCATGGTGACCTGCTTTAGCCGTCTCAGTCGCAACCGTGGCTTCGGCGAACGCATCGCACGGGGCGAGACGCTGGCCACGATTTCCAGTTCCACAAAAATGATTGCCGAAGGCGTGCCGACTACGCGCAGCGGCCATCAATGCGCCCGCGCGGCCAACATCGAAACGCCGATCGTGGACGAGATTTTTTCCATTCTCTATGAGGACGCCCGCCCCGCCGAGGCGATGCGCCGCCTGCTCGCCCGCGATCCACGGCCCGAGTGCGACGGACTCTGCTAA
- a CDS encoding UDP-N-acetylglucosamine diphosphorylase codes for MNFPPTDFLDLAQTAHSELFAGLENSWLVLPLIAPYLMTNLVPQNDADCIGTPFVSSQARIGKGTTIGHGAAIIGPAWIGENCEIRPGCYIRENVIVGDNVVLGNSCEFKNCIIFNGAQIPHFSYVGDSIVGYKAHLAAGVILSNMRLDQRPVSIATNHGVIDTQLRKFGAVIGDHAEIGCNAVLSPGSIIGRRSLIYPGTQWRGVLPADSIARLRQQIDVIARRS; via the coding sequence ATGAACTTCCCTCCCACTGACTTTCTCGATCTCGCCCAGACGGCTCATTCGGAACTCTTCGCCGGATTGGAAAATTCCTGGCTGGTGCTGCCGCTGATTGCGCCCTATCTCATGACTAACCTCGTGCCGCAGAATGACGCTGATTGCATTGGAACTCCGTTTGTTAGCTCTCAGGCCCGCATCGGCAAAGGCACCACGATCGGTCACGGGGCGGCCATTATCGGACCCGCCTGGATCGGCGAGAACTGCGAGATTCGCCCCGGCTGCTACATTCGCGAAAACGTCATTGTCGGTGACAATGTGGTGCTGGGAAATTCCTGCGAGTTTAAGAACTGCATCATCTTCAACGGCGCGCAGATCCCTCATTTTTCCTACGTCGGTGACTCCATTGTCGGCTACAAGGCGCACCTCGCGGCGGGTGTGATTCTTTCTAACATGCGACTGGATCAGAGGCCGGTTTCCATCGCGACTAACCATGGCGTGATCGATACACAACTCCGCAAGTTTGGCGCGGTCATTGGTGACCATGCCGAGATCGGCTGCAATGCCGTGCTCAGTCCTGGCTCAATCATCGGACGCCGCAGCCTGATCTATCCCGGCACGCAATGGCGCGGGGTTCTACCGGCGGACTCCATCGCGCGGCTGCGTCAGCAGATCGACGTGATCGCACGCCGCAGCTAA
- the cysS gene encoding cysteine--tRNA ligase, translating to MPIQFTNTLSRSLETFSPLDPAGKTVRIYTCGPTVYSYAHIGNCRAYVFEDLLQRHLENRGYDVLRVLNMTDVDDKTIRNSRAAGVPLADFTAVYKQAFLEDLATLNIEPATYNPSATEPRYIAKMIEMIGELLAKGIAYQADDRSIYFRLSKFPNYGKLAHLNLEELRPTGRIQNDEYEKESIGDFALWKAWDAEDGDVKWESPWGPGRPGWHIECSAMAISLLGPELDIHCGGVDNIFPHHEAEIAQSECCTGQTFSKYWMHCTHLMVEGQKMSKSAGNFYTLRDLLEKGWTGREVRYALLSVNYLLPLNFTCEGLEAARKTLQRIDNWVRRVEELAIAPADETIWKNAVEFHSTLDHDLNISGALGHLFVLINESNARMDAGQLTSSAAASLLQAWESMNRVLAITKPSDELPQEIAELLAERNAARLEKNWPESDRLRDLIQSKGWAVKDSKAGTKLTKL from the coding sequence ATGCCGATCCAGTTTACCAACACGCTTTCCCGTTCGCTGGAGACCTTTAGCCCGCTCGATCCGGCGGGAAAAACCGTCCGCATCTACACCTGCGGGCCGACCGTTTACTCCTACGCGCACATCGGAAATTGCCGCGCCTACGTTTTCGAGGATCTGCTCCAGCGCCATCTGGAGAATCGCGGCTACGACGTTCTCCGCGTCCTGAATATGACCGATGTGGACGATAAAACGATCCGCAACTCCCGCGCCGCCGGTGTGCCGCTGGCTGATTTCACCGCCGTCTATAAACAAGCCTTCCTCGAAGATCTCGCCACGCTCAACATCGAGCCCGCGACTTACAATCCCTCCGCCACCGAGCCGCGCTACATCGCGAAAATGATCGAGATGATCGGCGAGCTTCTAGCCAAAGGAATCGCCTATCAAGCGGATGATCGCTCCATTTATTTTCGGCTCTCCAAGTTTCCTAACTACGGAAAACTAGCTCATCTCAACCTCGAAGAACTGCGTCCAACAGGTCGCATCCAGAACGACGAGTACGAGAAAGAAAGCATCGGAGATTTCGCCCTCTGGAAAGCTTGGGACGCCGAGGACGGCGACGTGAAATGGGAGAGCCCGTGGGGTCCCGGACGACCCGGCTGGCACATCGAATGCAGCGCGATGGCGATCTCATTGCTGGGACCGGAGTTGGATATTCATTGCGGTGGTGTGGACAACATTTTTCCCCATCACGAAGCCGAGATCGCGCAGAGCGAATGCTGCACCGGCCAGACGTTTTCCAAATACTGGATGCACTGCACGCACCTCATGGTCGAGGGCCAAAAGATGTCGAAGTCCGCCGGAAATTTCTACACGCTGCGCGATTTGTTAGAGAAAGGCTGGACCGGCCGCGAGGTTAGATACGCGTTGCTGAGCGTTAACTATCTGCTGCCGCTCAATTTCACTTGCGAAGGACTGGAAGCCGCCCGCAAAACGCTCCAGCGCATTGACAACTGGGTGCGCCGCGTGGAGGAACTAGCCATCGCTCCCGCCGACGAAACGATCTGGAAAAACGCAGTCGAGTTCCATTCGACTCTGGACCACGACCTGAACATTTCCGGTGCACTTGGGCATCTCTTCGTGCTCATTAACGAGAGCAACGCCCGGATGGACGCCGGCCAACTAACATCGTCAGCCGCCGCGAGTTTGCTGCAAGCCTGGGAGTCGATGAACCGGGTTCTAGCCATTACGAAACCCAGCGACGAGCTGCCGCAAGAGATCGCCGAGCTGTTAGCAGAACGCAATGCGGCTCGACTGGAAAAAAACTGGCCCGAAAGCGACCGACTGCGCGACCTCATTCAATCCAAAGGCTGGGCCGTGAAAGATTCCAAGGCGGGAACCAAGCTCACCAAGTTATGA
- the ispF gene encoding 2-C-methyl-D-erythritol 2,4-cyclodiphosphate synthase has translation MQTVGIGYDVHRLVEGRRLVLGGVEIPYALGLEGHSDADVLCHAIADAILGAAGMRDIGHHFPNTDESIRGISSLEILSRVQVLLATQHRRIINIDATLIAEAPKIAPHLDAMQEAISRVLFLPKERIGIKATTNEMLGFLGRKEGIAAMAVASVETVPEKAEPIAIA, from the coding sequence ATGCAAACTGTTGGAATCGGATATGACGTTCACCGCCTCGTCGAAGGGCGCCGCCTCGTCCTCGGCGGCGTGGAAATACCCTACGCGCTCGGGCTCGAGGGGCACTCGGACGCGGATGTGCTTTGCCACGCCATCGCCGACGCCATCCTCGGAGCTGCCGGAATGCGCGACATCGGGCATCATTTTCCTAACACCGACGAATCCATTCGTGGAATCAGCAGCCTGGAAATTCTCAGTCGAGTTCAAGTGTTATTAGCCACGCAACACCGACGGATCATCAACATCGACGCCACCCTCATCGCCGAGGCGCCCAAGATCGCGCCGCATCTCGATGCCATGCAGGAAGCCATTTCCCGCGTCCTTTTTTTGCCCAAGGAACGCATCGGAATCAAGGCCACCACCAACGAAATGCTCGGCTTCCTCGGACGCAAAGAAGGCATCGCCGCCATGGCCGTCGCCAGCGTGGAAACCGTCCCGGAAAAAGCAGAGCCCATCGCCATCGCCTAA